AAAGAGCGGAGCTACTTGAAGGTCTGATAGTTAGCAACAAAGATACAATCGTCCCCATATTCAACCAGGTATAATATGCTATTGTAAATTTAACTAGATTCTACCTTCTATTAATTGTCTTCTTCCTTGTACAGAAAAGAATACATCTTCTGTGGGGCGCGGATGATCAAATTTTCAAGTTCGAACTTGCCAAGAATATGAAAGAGTGAGTTTTTAATGTCGAAGACAAGAATGAGACTTTAATTTTACGTCCATCgttctaaaatttcttttttaactATATTAATATGGCGTTATACGAAAATTATCTTTTAGTGACTTTTTGGATCCGCCAGGTTTATGATTACTTGATTTTATAGTTTGTGCTGATAGAGAATTGGTAATGCTTTATGTAACAGGCAACTAGGCGAAATGGCGACATATGAGAGCATAGAGAAAGCAGGGCACCTGGTTCACTTAGAAAGACCCTGTGTGTACAATAAGTGCCTCAAGCAGTTTCTTGATTCGCTGCAAAACACCCATGCACAGTAGTCACGAATGATATCCTGAATGCTCccatatctatatatatgtatcactCCCTTGTTTCTAAAGAAAATTGTGGACTccatatctttataatttaggCTACAATTCGTACCTGAATTCACTACTACTCCTGGCTGGAGTAATTCATATTAGGAACAATATTTGTTAGAAGAAAGGATCTCTTTTAAACTTACACAAGattattttagaaatattatttaaaatttacttGATTACAAATGATCGGTACAAGGCATTATATAGGACTCCATAGAAAGATTTACACACTTGACAACTCTTAGATTTCAACAGATTTCTCCTGGACATCGTAGAGATTACATGTATCTAGACCAATACattgaatataaaaaaatactaataaatgTATCAAGATTGTTTTAGAAACTCTCACATACTTCTATAATTTTAAcagtcaaatatattttatatatcttagacACCCTTTTAATTTTGACTATCTCAAGCAGACGTTGGAATTTTTTGAAGATGTCACTTTTGGCTTTGTAAATATGTCACTAACTTGATCCATATTGTGCTGCTGTTTGATTTAACTTAATAAATGTGCATTTTACTTATAAATGAAAAGTTACtttaatatatgtgttttgataatttttttgaaatttataatttgtcAGGTATTataacataataaaatattacaattatcttataaaatgatcttacatatttttgtaaggtcaaatttaaaaatagaaataaattattcaaacaatttaatattttcaactttttatcAACTGACTTAAAAATTAGAGACTGAGTGACAACTTGTTTAGTACTTTGACTTATAAATCAGGTTTCTTGAACCCAGCCAAACACTCCATGTGATACGCAAGTTGTACCAGAAGGCTGTTGCGACTTGCGATTCAGCTGTATTTTCACTGAACTGATTTAGTAAGGAGCTCAACCAAGCTTGAGCTGACCTATCTACATCATGATCTACACATGTAGCAATGTCATTGCAGTACTCTATCACACATAAAATACATAGATCTGAACATCGACAGAAAGATATTTAGTAAAAAAACTCGAAAGAAATACTACTTGATCTAGAAATCAGGCACCCATTCGTTTCAGAATTAGATAAACATCAAAATAGTAAACACATGTTAAAGCCacaagtagtttttttttttctggtaCAGTTTATCCCTATCAATGCTGTGAGTCTGTGACAATATAAAGAGGTATGGCTTGACATGCTCTAAAAATTTATGTTGGTAAGAAAACATCGCAATCAATAATTTATTGTACCAATGTCAGTACTCAGTAGCAATTTATTGCTTTGCCGAAGATTTTGAGTAATGTTGTTTCTAATCTCCTTTTTTTTGAGCAGGCAACacaaaattattgattaatcaatatatttattattagtaGAACTAACTCTACATGCATAACTACTCAACAGTCCAACACCAAACTCCCCTTGATCTTCTTTCTCCCTGTCCTTGAACTCTGTATCAACAAGTTGTTGATTACTTTAGTAAACATGGTAAACTTTGTAGCTGCATTAAAGCTTTTGATTCAGTTTTTTATGAAAATGTTCGGAGTGCAAACTCACCTGGTAGAGATCATGCCTGGTACTGTCATGAACTTTTGGGTACCTTCCGAAACCCTCAAGAATCCCAGTATTGATAAAACCATTCCAACTAAACCAAACAAACCGGTAGTAGTCCTCGTCCATGGATTTGCAGGTGATGGTATAATTACTTGGATGTTGCAAGTTCGTTCTCTCACGAAGCAATACTCCGTTTACATACCAGACCTTTTATTTTTCGGTGACTCATTCACCGATAGCTCGGACAGGTCACCTGATTTCCAAGCCGAGTGTTTGATGAAGGGACTAAAGAAATTAGGAGTGGACAGATGCACTATAGTGGGGTTTAGTTATGGAGGCATTGTCGCGTTTAAGATGGCCGAATTGTATCCTGAATTTGTTCAAGCGTTGGTCGTTTTGAGCTCCGTCGTGGCTCTGACTGATTCTATTAATGAGGCCATTTGTCAGAGGCTAGGGGTTGGTTCGTTCTCAGATATGTTGTTGCCAACTTCTGCAGATGGAGTCAAGGCGCTCTTCTCGTTTGGAGCTTATCATAAGCTTTGGTTGCCTGATAGAATTTACAGGGATTATCTGGTTTGTTTCTTCCAATCTTTCCTTCCATTCTCTAATATTAATGTTACTATGCTCATACTTTGTGCACATAACCTATTAGAGTTTAGACCACTTGAGAGTAAATTGTAACTGATATACTTGGGGGGCTTTTGGATACTGAGTTGAATGGAAATCGAGAATGAGAACAAAAGGCAGGGGAATGAGGGGTATGAAAATGAGTATCGAAGTTTAAGTATTGATTTACCCTCCAAGTGGGATTGAGATTTCCATATCATGTCACAAATTTGATAATCCAAACATCAATACATGAGATTGAGGTTCTGATTCTCGTTGACCAGGATCATGGTCGTTAACCAGGATCCAAACACCCCCTTAGTTATTGAATCAGTACCGAATTGTTTTgcctaaaaacagaacacccTGTTAAAAGCATGTATGATCTTGATAATCCCGACTATATGAATGTTGATTTACCAAACTATTAGAGCTATCAGCTATTCAATATTGGAATTCATTAAATTTTGCAGGTCATGATTAACAACAGAAAGGAAAGGCGTGAATTGCTCGATGGCATGATTGTGAGCGACGAAGATGGCACTATCCCAATTTTCAAACAGGTAATTAACATCGACACCACAGAAATGAATGTATTATTATCTTATAATCAAGCATGTTAAGCACTTGTCTTAAAATTACGATTTTGATGAAGACTAGACTCGGTAACCTGAAACATTGTGTTCTGATGTAGAAAATACATCTTATATGGGGCGAAGAAGATCAAATTTTTAAGTTTGAGCTTGCCAAGAACACGAAAGAGTAAGTTTATTCATGTCAAAAACATGCATATAGAGCAATAATTTACATCCCTTacaattcataatatattatatgcatcGTAAAACACGTGTCAAGCAAagcaaaaaaattcataaacaaaTAAGAGGAACGGAGGTAAATAAAATAATGCGGCATTGGTGTGTAACAGGCAACTGGGCGACTTGGCAACGTATGAGGGCATAAAGAGAGCAGGCCACCTGGTTCACTTAGAAAAACCCTTTATCTTCAACAAGCGTCTCATCCGGTTTCTTAATTCCTTGCAAGAAACTGATCAGGCACAGTAAGTAGTCAATAGCCTTAACACTCAATTAGAAGACTagattttgttttgaataattaGGCTCATCTGTTCTAGTAAATCTCAGGTGTGCGAAAATCAAAGCATGATACGAGACAACGGGGATAAACCTTTATCACTGTGCTATCCGATCACGCTGGTAGGGAAACCAATTGTTTCTTGATAATTTGGCTTCACAAAACTGCCAGTACTAGTTTTGATAGCACATTGATGGCAACTGAGGTTACGTTGAAATTTGAGAAAGATTACTTGAACTCCAGTTAAAAGACTTAGCAGTACTATTACTGGACTTTTATTCTTCATGCAAGGCCTTTAATATTTACAAGTTTCATATGTTGGTTTATGTTATGTTGAGGCCCAGGCCTTTTATAGCTGCAAAATGATCAAATATGGGTATCTCTTTATTGATAAAGTCATTTTTtgggattcaaattttaaaaatgttcgAATGTATTGCACTTATCTCGAATGATCAAAATTTGATGGCCAAACGGCTTCGTAACTAAACTAAATGAAAAAACTATTTTCTGGAAAATAAATATGATGTTGGccgtatttttaaaaacttttttttttattttaattttggtttcTTCTATGAATTAGATGAAGTGATTGATAATATAATTCAGTTCATGcaggttgtttgatattgtatCTCAGTATCTTTTCAGGTAGAATTTTCAGTTTTCTTAAATTCTTCTAAACAATTTTAGTACTGTATCAAGGAGCCTTTTTCTCTGGATTTGAAGTCAGACTTGACGTCATTTTtgactttaaattaataattgtcTATTTATATGATGAATCACAAGTTAGCttgatattataaataaacaataaattaacTTAAAACCGAAAGTTAGGAGgatgtttttttttgtcaacttgttttatttttgtaattttttgataaaaatcaatttcaacacAAAAATTGATAatccatcaatttttttaattattaatttactatctaaaaatatataaaacatttataatataaaatcacaaTTTAAACCGAACActtattggagtataatcataaGTCATACTCccccgtccctcccatttcttatcgaatagggggcacggaggttaaaaaatatgtataaagtagtggaaaagaggaaggtaaagtggtggataccattgatttttaatatataaaaagaagatagtggagtaaaagtaatgtgaaaaggaaggaaaagtggagaagtggtgaaatccattaattatttttggtaagttttaaaatgtaaagaattggataatACACCccaaaaaaaatgtaaagaaatgagtggaacagagggagtaatttttagaTCTCGATATCTATATCCATTGTACCTAAAGAGCTCGGGTACGTAATTGTTGGACGGCATGAGGGCAGTGAGGTATTTGTCCCGTTCaataatatacatgtatatatattttctatacAGAAAATCAGTTTTTTGATTGTGGAGCTCGACCTTTTTAGTGAAAGCACAAATTTGAATCCAAAATATAGCAACGAAATTATTTTGTCTAACATAATTTTTGTGTCCCGAGAAAGATAATAACCTAACTCCGTCCCCGGCTGTCAAAGCATATTTATTATACACATGTCCGCAAGCATCATTTTCATTCTACTCTCGTATTGTCTTTTACACAGAATTAACCAGAAAGAATTTTGAAAACATTAAACCAGTTGATGTTACAGTGATAATCTTTCTCTGTATCAAAACAAAAACGGCAGATATTATTGAAGCTCGTTTGTCAGCCTCTCATTAACGGACGATATAAGCAATtttagtcaattccttcttaaattattatttttaaaatatttaattgatataacTTTATCTCCCGTCACTATTTCTCTCGCACTCTCGACTAGTTATAATTCTTTACTAATTCTCTCTTATTTTTGTCTCAtccttcataaaaaaaaatctaattttacTGTATTTTGATtcatatatcaaaaatta
This genomic window from Daucus carota subsp. sativus chromosome 7, DH1 v3.0, whole genome shotgun sequence contains:
- the LOC108195161 gene encoding uncharacterized protein LOC108195161 — translated: MVNFVAALKLLIQFFMKMFGVQTHLVEIMPGTVMNFWVPSETLKNPSIDKTIPTKPNKPVVVLVHGFAGDGIITWMLQVRSLTKQYSVYIPDLLFFGDSFTDSSDRSPDFQAECLMKGLKKLGVDRCTIVGFSYGGIVAFKMAELYPEFVQALVVLSSVVALTDSINEAICQRLGVGSFSDMLLPTSADGVKALFSFGAYHKLWLPDRIYRDYLVMINNRKERRELLDGMIVSDEDGTIPIFKQKIHLIWGEEDQIFKFELAKNTKEQLGDLATYEGIKRAGHLVHLEKPFIFNKRLIRFLNSLQETDQAQCAKIKA